The Microbulbifer sp. YPW1 genome contains a region encoding:
- the aceF gene encoding dihydrolipoyllysine-residue acetyltransferase, with protein MAKQVIKVPDLGGADQVDVIEIAVAVGDTVAEEDALIVVEGDKASMDVPAPVAGKILSISVKEGDKVSEGDVIGEMETEAAGDSADEAAEEAASAPAEESAPAPAAEEAPTPAPAAAGEEKEEEIKVPDLGGADAVDVIEISVSAGDSVEEGDALIVVEGDKASMDVPSSASGTIVSISVKEGDKVSTGDVIGVIKTLSGGESGGGESGGAAPAPAAAAPAPAPAAAPAAAASASQEPPAAPQKDPHVERDHTPSAEVYAGPAVRKLARELGVTLNKVKPTGPRGRVTKDDLHAYIKEQVKKAESGAVSGVGGNIGIAPMPEIDFSQFGPVTTEPMSKIHKLTAANMSRNWLNVPHVTQFDDADITELEDFRKAMKAEAEKRGVKLTPVPFLLKAAAAALREVPSFNVSLHNDGEHIVKKDYVHIGMAVDTPKGLMVPVIRDVDKKGLYELAEEATAMAIAARDGKLKPRDMQGACFTISSLGAIGGTGFTPIVNAPEVGILGVSKLAIRPEWNGKEFVPRKMLPLALSYDHRAVNGGDAGRFLTYLADVLADVRRLLL; from the coding sequence ATGGCAAAACAAGTCATTAAAGTGCCTGATCTCGGCGGCGCCGATCAGGTAGATGTTATTGAAATCGCCGTTGCCGTGGGTGACACGGTGGCGGAAGAGGATGCGCTGATTGTTGTGGAGGGCGACAAAGCCTCCATGGACGTTCCCGCACCAGTTGCCGGCAAGATCCTGAGCATCTCCGTCAAGGAAGGTGACAAGGTCTCCGAAGGCGACGTCATCGGTGAAATGGAAACCGAGGCTGCAGGCGACAGTGCAGACGAGGCTGCTGAAGAGGCGGCCTCGGCTCCGGCGGAAGAATCCGCGCCGGCACCTGCCGCTGAAGAGGCGCCAACTCCGGCGCCCGCTGCTGCAGGTGAAGAGAAGGAAGAGGAAATCAAGGTCCCGGACCTCGGCGGTGCCGATGCGGTGGACGTGATTGAAATTTCCGTCTCCGCTGGCGACAGCGTGGAAGAGGGCGATGCACTGATCGTTGTGGAGGGCGACAAGGCCTCCATGGATGTACCGTCTTCCGCTTCCGGTACCATTGTTTCCATCTCCGTAAAGGAAGGCGACAAGGTATCCACCGGCGACGTGATCGGGGTGATCAAAACCCTGTCTGGCGGAGAGAGCGGCGGTGGCGAGAGCGGCGGCGCTGCACCGGCACCAGCTGCTGCAGCACCCGCGCCTGCTCCGGCGGCAGCACCTGCTGCAGCTGCATCCGCAAGCCAGGAACCGCCGGCGGCACCGCAGAAAGATCCGCACGTGGAGCGCGATCACACCCCGTCCGCAGAAGTTTACGCCGGCCCCGCCGTGCGCAAGCTGGCCCGTGAGCTGGGCGTGACCCTGAACAAGGTCAAGCCGACCGGTCCGCGCGGTCGTGTGACCAAAGACGACCTGCATGCCTATATCAAGGAGCAGGTGAAGAAGGCCGAGAGCGGCGCTGTAAGTGGCGTTGGTGGCAACATCGGCATTGCGCCGATGCCGGAAATCGACTTCAGCCAGTTCGGCCCGGTGACTACCGAGCCGATGAGCAAGATCCACAAGCTCACCGCGGCCAATATGTCGCGCAACTGGCTGAATGTGCCGCACGTTACCCAGTTCGACGACGCGGACATCACCGAGCTGGAAGATTTCCGCAAGGCGATGAAGGCAGAAGCCGAGAAGCGTGGTGTGAAGCTCACTCCGGTACCCTTCCTGCTGAAAGCCGCTGCTGCGGCCCTGCGCGAAGTGCCGAGCTTCAACGTTTCCCTGCACAACGACGGCGAGCACATCGTCAAGAAGGACTACGTACACATCGGTATGGCGGTAGATACCCCCAAAGGCCTGATGGTTCCAGTCATTCGCGATGTGGACAAGAAAGGCCTGTACGAGCTGGCAGAGGAAGCGACCGCCATGGCGATCGCTGCCCGCGACGGCAAGCTGAAACCCCGCGATATGCAGGGTGCCTGCTTCACCATTTCCAGTCTCGGCGCTATCGGTGGCACCGGCTTTACCCCGATCGTGAATGCCCCGGAAGTGGGTATCCTCGGAGTCTCCAAGCTGGCGATTCGTCCGGAATGGAACGGTAAGGAATTTGTACCGCGCAAGATGCTGCCGCTGGCACTGTCTTACGATCATCGCGCCGTTAACGGCGGTGATGCGGGTCGTTTCCTGACCTACCTGGCAGATGTGCTGGCCGACGTGCGTCGACTGCTGCTGTAA